GGTTCGCCCCTCACATTAAAAGAAGTATTTACAATACTAGGACAATTTGTCTTTTTTTTAAAAGCTTTAATTAGTGCATAGTATCTAGGGTTAGTTTTTTTGTTAACAGTCTGAATTCTTGCCGAATAATCAACATGAGTAATTGCTGGAATACTAGATCTAGGTATATTTAATTTTTTAATGCCAAACAACTCTTTTTGCTCTTTTGTCATGTCAAAACATAATTCTTTTTTTACAGGTGCTACTAATAACATATAAGGACTAACAGTACTAAGTTCAAATTGATCTGCCACATCTTCTTCGAGAATTGATGGAGCGAAAGGTCTAAAACTCTCCCTATATTTTATCTTGAGATTCATTAAACTTTGCATTTTCTGATTACGAGGGTCTCCAATTATTGATCTTCCTCCCAAAGCTCTAGGTCCAAATTCCATTGGGCCATTAAACCAACCTACAACCATACCTTCTGCAATTTTTTCAGAGATAATTTCAAAAAGAGTCTCATCTTTATAACTCTTAAATGGGGCATTTATATTATTTAAGTAATAAATAATTTCCTCATTTGAATAATTGCAACCGAGGTAAGTCCCTTTCATTGAATCTTGAGGGTTAATTATTCTTTTTTTTCCTAAATATTCGTGCCAACATACAAGTGCAGCTCCTAAAGATGATCCTGCATCTCCACTCGCTGGTTGTATCCATAAATTTTCAAAAATTTTATCCTTAAGTAGTTTTCCATTAGCAACACAATTTAATGCTACTCCTCCTGCTAGACAAATATTTTTAATCCCTGTCTCTTTTCTGAGAGATTTAGATATCTTAATAACTATCTCTTCTGTAACAACTTGAATAGATGCTGCCAAGTCCATATGAAATTGTGTTAATTCTGTTTCCTTTTCCCTAGGAGGCATTCCAAAAAGTTTTTTAAAATTATTACTTGTCATTACGAAACCACGATGATACTTAAAAAATTTCATGTTTAAATTAAAGGTTCCATCTTCTTTAATATCTACTAAATTATCTTTTATTAACTTGACATATTTTGGGGTTCCATAAGGAGCAAGACCCATTAACTTATATTCTCCAGAATTAACTTTAAAACCACAATAATATGTAAAAGCTGAGTACAAAAGGCCCAAAGAATGGGGAAAACTTATTTCCCAAATAGGG
The genomic region above belongs to Prochlorococcus marinus XMU1405 and contains:
- a CDS encoding carbamoyltransferase family protein; translation: MNLNKIENIKDKKNIIGISCFYHDSAATLISNGEIVNAVQEERFSRKKHDSRFPINAITFCLKNNNLDLRDIDHIVYYEKPLLTFERLLETYLAVAPRGIRSFVSAMQVWLKEKLFLKSEMKNKFKLIQKQLLPNETPFVPKILFTEHHQAHASAAFYPSPFEESVILCMDGVGEWATTSAWIGKGNEINPIWEISFPHSLGLLYSAFTYYCGFKVNSGEYKLMGLAPYGTPKYVKLIKDNLVDIKEDGTFNLNMKFFKYHRGFVMTSNNFKKLFGMPPREKETELTQFHMDLAASIQVVTEEIVIKISKSLRKETGIKNICLAGGVALNCVANGKLLKDKIFENLWIQPASGDAGSSLGAALVCWHEYLGKKRIINPQDSMKGTYLGCNYSNEEIIYYLNNINAPFKSYKDETLFEIISEKIAEGMVVGWFNGPMEFGPRALGGRSIIGDPRNQKMQSLMNLKIKYRESFRPFAPSILEEDVADQFELSTVSPYMLLVAPVKKELCFDMTKEQKELFGIKKLNIPRSSIPAITHVDYSARIQTVNKKTNPRYYALIKAFKKKTNCPSIVNTSFNVRGEPIVCKPEDAYKCFMRTEMDILVLQNQILFKNDQPKIKDNKDWEQEFELD